Genomic segment of Esox lucius isolate fEsoLuc1 chromosome 15, fEsoLuc1.pri, whole genome shotgun sequence:
TAGCTTATCCCTGGCCTGGTGTTAACCCTGACTAGTCAAGGGTGCTGACCCAAGTCATGTTCCAACTTGAATTTCCCTTAAGTGAAAACCTTCTATCAAACTGAGACCGCTCCCTTGTCTTACAGCAGAAAGAATGGTCAATGTCCTAACATGAAACCTAGTTCATATAATACATCTCTTGCCTTAGTAATGACAAGGCTTGTCTTTCTACTGAAAAGTTTAAACTCTGTTTGAGGGAGAATCGGCCTTATCAAGGCTCTATCGGGAATCACTGATCTACATTGCGTGCATCCCAATGAATCAGTCAGTATGCGACCAAGTTCGGCCGTTCAGCATCTCCATACCCTTCATCTAAGCCTCGCCCCCAACccagtgacctctgaccttagtGAGCCAGCCCCTCACGGTGGGTTTGGTGGCAGTGTTCTCCACGGTAACAGGGCTGCTGGCCTGGACGTTGAGTATGTTCTGTAGAACTCGTATCCACTCTTCCAAGATGTTGGGAGAGTCAGCCGTAAGGTAGAACGTTTTCTTCTCCGTTATCAACTGGAAAAGGTGGAAACGTCACAGAGATCCATTAtggagtgaaataaataaaagtgagccacacaaacacaaggcaGTCGTAGATAGGGTCTCAGAGTCTGGAGAGTTGAGGAAGAACATTCCATTCTCTATCAGGTTCTACATGAAGATGTCTTTGCTGTCCTTTTTTGCCCCGTTTGGTGTTGCTGttggggactgtgtgtgtgttcttggtgTTGTGGAGAAGTGGAGAAGGGAGGCCCTGTGTTTCTCTAAGGAGGCCCTGTGTTTCTCTAAGGAGGGCCTGTGTTGGCCTCTGACCACCATACCCTCTGAAGCTCTGCAGACTGAAGCACTCGAACTCTTCAATACGCGCGCGTGTGTTAATTGTGTTACAAGTCACGTTCACTAGCAAAATAATCTGACGTAGCTGAATTCTAGTTCCAGCAGAATCAGCCATGCTTCCCTGACACTCACCTGAAATGTCTGTGCTCCTTCTCCACGAGCAATTCTGCAGGAGGAGTTCAGCTCCATCTGACCCTGAGGCTTCCGAATCACATCACTCTGtcgtacgcacgcacgcacaagcacgcacgcacacaaacaataaAGCATCAAGATAAAAACTATACATGAACCATATCCATCTTCAAAACCTCCTCAATCTGTAACTAAACTACTAAAAATTGTCTTGGGAAAGCGTGAGATCTATAAGAAGTCTTATAATTGACATCAAGTGCTGATCCAAACTCAGAATACCAGTTATACTGATCAAGTGAGTGCCATAAAGTGACAGCACTCACAGGCGACTTGTAGTACAGAATTTCTCCGTTCCGCAGAATGAACCAGCGTCTCTTCCAGGCTTTAATCTGACTGCCCATCTTGAGCAGATAGCCTGACTTCTCTAGCATCTCCTACAGGGGACACAGACAACAACTCGGTCAGTGACTCGACAACGAGGCATAAGACTATGTTATTTTAGCTTATTGATAGATCCTTTTAGACTGATAACCCAGCATTACCGATGTTAGAATCCTGGCTGCCATATCCTATCAAAACTGACATTAGTATTCCTCCTTGTAGTTTACTAtactgtattgtactgtactcggACTGGTTGCTCACAGGCTCTCGCAGACTCTCGCAGGAGTACGAGGAGGTTCTCTGGACTTTGTGTTCCGGCTCGGAGTAGTCGGAGTCCAGGGAATAAGCGTCCGGAGGGATGGCGTAGTCACTTTCAGAGCTGATGGATGACATGGACACACCTGGAGGGGCCAACGTTAAGAGGTCACACGGACAGTCACTGTCCGATCCTGGACCAGTGTTTCTGAAATGGGCCTCAGGAGGTTGCTGTTTccatatatatgtattatatgtgttCAAAACTAAGTACACATCCTggagttttttttctccatacaTTTGGAAacatggatatttgagctaaattccaaacACGTCATTTGATTAACACAACCCTATCGAATGATTAAGCCCcccaaaaattatattaaaaccatttatgcaattaaaagaaacagaaatgcaattgcCCTATGCtgaaaaagtgagtacacccctaacttGGGTGGGTCCAGCCTTCATCGTCGAATGGAGAAAAGTctagaccactggcaatctacaccAGATTCTTTCAGAGCTGACTGAGAAATGCTCATAGATGTCTCTATGAACCTCAGGGTGACATccagggatctacaggcctctcatgTCACAATCAATTTAATATTGCATGAGTCAACTGACAGAAAGAGGCTGCACAAACTTGGGGTACATGGGAGGTGAGGAAGAAAGAAGACTCtgctctgctctcaaaaaataaTATCTAGACTTGGCCTGAACTGGACTTGAAGCAGAccgtgcatgcaagaaagccatAAGAAATGACACACAAATGGCTACATTAAGGTATTTCAGCCAACTGTTATTTCAGCCAAGTTTACTtattttttcatcttttttatttttattgattttgttGATTTTTGATGAATGAATGATTCCAAAGTACATTACACtgacatttgttaaattatgttaCATTTCTCTGTCTACGCTGAAGTGAAGTTTACACATCCACATATTAcgtttcacatgactgtatattAAGCTAGCTTGGCACTCATGATGTGTTGGATGTTAGCGTATTAGCTTTAGACTCTGTAGCTATGTTCCTTGGACCAACAAACTATAGTTGTTCCTCTGCTTACTTTGGACTGCAGACTAAATCAGTTTGAGCTAACTATACAAAGGATAGAAACACTGATATTGCGCCTTTTACCCCTCTTGACGGCCCGTGGGCTCCCAGGAGTGCTGCCCTTCCTGTCGGGGACCAGGGTGGAGGTCCTGAGGCTGGCTAGAGAGCTGCTGTCGTCCTCCGAACCAGAGTCTTCATCAGGCAGGGGCCCACTGCTGATCTGGGTGGCTTTCTgccgacacacagacaggacacattTGGACATTGCTCTGCACATGTCACTGGGAGTTTGATATGTTATTGACAGCTTGCCAAAAGCTAATGTGGAGCAGTGTTAAAACACTGGGGGTATACAGAGTTGTTGAAAACTAGGTTTAACCCTGCACCATTCATTTGACTGGTGTCACAGCATGAAAACTGTAAATATTACCTCTGTTACTAAGTGGGGCATTTAAAATATTCATTCCCAAAGCCTAAGAGTTGATTTATAGCTATTTTTATCTCAGTCAAGTTGTCTTCAGAGGGGGTCCAGGATGAATTCAAAACCAAAAGGGTTCCCCGCCCCCAAAAATGTGAAAACAGTTCATACCCCTTTGAGAGTGGTGTACACAGGCACGCTGATGTTCTTGTAAATCAGGTGAGTGAACGGTCCTGCAGCTGGGTACTGCGGTAAGCTGGATCCTGACGAAAAAATGAGACACTGAGAAAATGCATGGTGATAATTATAGCCCGTCTAACTGTGAGCAGGTCCTACCCTTTCATCACAGCCTTTTAAAAAGCAGGGTTTCTGTTCTTACACGTCTCTTTAGGAGAGCTCCTAAAATCTTCCCAGAGGGCACCTGCACAGGTGTTCCTTAGGTCCCTCAGGTGAGAGAAATGACATCAAAAGGAGCGCTGACAGGTCCCATGCTGTGTACAAAGAGTTCTCTAACACAGCCAGAGTGGTGACTTACCTCGACTAGGACCTCTGGTTCCTGCCATTGTCTCTGACACTCTCATCCCCGACTTGGCCACAGCATAGATATGGCTCTCCTGTACAGAACATGGATCATTTTAAAAGCAGGAGATAgtgtctgtgttttacagatctGCAATTCACCACagataacaataaaaatattatttcaaacaaatagaCGTCTAAACAACATTATTGCTATTTTTtatgttctaaaacattttagaaataatGAATCATGTCAGGGTATCTATGTCACAATACTCTTACTGCTACCAACCATTCCACAGGAACACACGCAACACGTGCAATCCCATAGCAAGAAGCACTCCACCTCCAGCCCTCTCTCGGACTTACCCAGGACGGGAAGCGATGTAGAGGAGGAGTGGGGGGTTTCAGGACCTCAGGGTCCAACAGTTCCAGCTCTTCACCCAACCTGACAAAAGGCACGTCTTCAAGGGGAGGATTGTCTGCCTCtgccccctccaccaccccctccATACCATCAGACAGACCATCATCTATATCGGTCTCCACCACCACATGTCCACAGGCGGGGGGGGGCGCAGGGCTCTGGCGGACAAAGGACGTTCACATGTTCTCATGTACTCTTTATTTCAGCAGGTTAAGTTGAGCGAATCTCATTTTCAGCAGCGATCGAGGGATGAAAACAAACCCAACACATTCTCCGAATTGAAATACATGGCATGCGTGTCCCCCTTCTCACAGTTACTTGGTCAGCCGCGGACATCAGAGGCCACCACACTCTTTTCGTCCCCCGAAAACATAGTTAAGCACGCCCCCCCCTTCGTTTACCTGGGGTCCGGAGGTCGTCATGATGTTGACGGGGACATCCAGGTGATGCAACCTGTCCACACCCCCGGGGTGGGGCTGGCTGTAGTGTTTCTTCACCAGCTGGATGCTGTCGCGGGGGGTGAGGGGCGTTCGCACCTGTCGGTTCACAAATCAACGTCAGGCGGCTGACTGCATTTTCGACTGACCGATTGATGAGGTTCAAGCGCCGCTAAGTTCACTGACTGATTACATCCCGCCGCATATCAAGCATCGCACGCAATCAAAAGAACGATGGTTCGTCAGGAGACACACGAAACACAAGCAAGAGATAGACCGGCGTAATGAAAGGCAATCTGGGCCACTGTTTAGGAAGACAGACCTTCACACACCTTGGGTAGGGTCATGCTGGTCCCAGTAGGGGAAGGTAGGGCCAGTGGCTGAGACACTGTCTGGAAGGGGTGGGAGTTAGAAGGAGAACGGCAGAGGAGGGGGCTTTTTGGGGCAGAGTTACACGCGACTGGTTTGCTGGGACTCTTGCAGGCCGTTTCGtaggcagaggaagaggaggacgaggacgaggaggaggagcggAGACGCTGGGAACGGAACTTGCTGTTGAGCTCGTCCGAGGAATGGTTTCTGGGGAGAGCGCCATCTAGCGGTTGGTCCTGACCTCCAGCGGTTGTAACGGGACTACCCGGCCCTGCCCCagcctccctcctccttctgtCTATAGACGTTTGGTCCGACGAGCTTCCTGTCACAGTGTCGTGACCTGTCGTGTCCACTCTGTCACCTCGAGCCTTACAGGGCTGCTCTGAACCTGTCAGTCTTCCCCAGCCTGTCTCACCCAGGGCAGGGGGGGTCCCAGGACAGCTGGGGGGATGCAGAGGGCTGGATGGTACCTGGTGGGTGTCTGTAGATGGAGAGGCAGGAGGATGCTCTAGAAGAGCTACTGGGAAAGAGGGCAAAATATAGTCGTTTGAAAGACACAACAGGagcttaaaaaaaacactgactgttttgctttttttatttatttttgtccacATGTTTGTGTGAATATTTGAAGAAGAAAGACAAAACAGTAGCTTTTGAATAGGTCACAACATGTACTGTAGAATACAGTCTAGCGACAGGGTGATTAACCTAATGTTGTAAAAGGAGCTGGTAATTCTGAGTCCACAAGCAAGTGGAAGTCCTGGGTGCGTAGGAAGAATATGGTGGACCTTTTGTTGTGTAGCTCAGCACCTGTggtggaaaaaggatcaccttGGAGCTTGTCCTGCAGCGTCATAATCTGTTCCGTCTGCTTCAGGTTGGACATCTTCAGCTGCTggttctctgtctccatctaaAAAAAAGCACAGGAGTTCAAATTTCATAGCTTAGTGTTCATGACGTCATTGCTCCTTAGCTATATTTGTGTTGCACTtgaaataatgctaatgaactATTTATCTGGTTGGTCCCTACCAGTAGAGATACTACGATGCAGGGTTTCTTCggcaaaaaaggaaaaacactaaGTGGACTAAGACAAGACTCGATTTTCTTCAAAACccacaaaatattgtttgtccAAAATAAAGAACTCTATCAGTGGGGGAAAATTGTTCCCCAACATCAGGACGGTTTTCCTCTCAAATTTCAGTCTACTTCATGTTTACGTTCCTTTTTATCCTTTACTCAGCACAATGGTGACAACCATACTGTACGCACATTTGGGATTTGATTACCTCTCGTAGCTTAAAAGTAACCCAATCTTTGATTTTAGCAGCCTTTTCCTCAATTGTCTTAGCCTCCTGCGCTCTGACTAAGATCTGTAGGACAAGAAAACAGGGTTTAGGATTAGTTAGAGGTTCAGCGGAACCTACTAGAAACATAAAGGACATGGAACATGTTTCATTCAGAATGGCACAGTTTACCTTCTCTAGCGCATTGAATTGAATCAGTACCCGTTGGGTCCAAATAGTATTGGTCAAAGGTAAGTAAGAGCATAGAAAACCATTAGGAAATAACCTTATATCTTCCATACCTGTTTTTccagctgcacctccagtctCTTAATCACAGCATCTTTTTCCTGCACCTGATTGGTCAGTTCCTGGTACCTTCTGTACAATAGGTTCTCTGATTCACTGGGTTGTATGTTAGCAGATTTCAGCTTCTCTTCCATGACATGGACCTGTAAAATAGTAATTACACACTTAAAAGATTGACAGGAATAAAAAGTGTCTTTCCCTGACCATCAGTAGGAAGAAATGACAAAGGCAGTATGGGAAGATGAGCTTCAACGGTTATACAGAGGATAGTgccaaaactacagcaatgaGAGATTGAGAGGCAGGGAGATGTGTAATTAAGGGTCTGTTTGTTGCCTATGGGAGTGTTATGAACATCTGCTTTGACTGGTTGAGGTGAGCCTGACTTAACAGCTGCTAATACTATTTGAGGCTGCTGAGGTTCCTCCAGTAGTTACAGCCATGGTTGGTGTACTGAACTCTACCTGTTTTTCAGCTGTGTCAATGTACGGAAACTCTACCTGTTTTTCAGCTGTGTTGGTGTACTGAAACTGTACCTGTTTTTCAGCTGTGTCGGTGTACTGAAACTGTACCTGTTTTTCAGCTGTGTCGGTGTACTGAAACTGTACCTGTTTTTCAGCTGTGTCGGTGTACTGAAACTGTGCCGTTTTTTCAGCTGTGTCGGTGTACTGAAACTGTGCCGTTTTTTCAGCTGTGTCGGTGTACTGAAACTGTGCCGGTTTTTCAGCTGTATCAGTGTACTGAACTCTACCTGTTTTTCAGCTGTGTCGTTGTACTGAAACTGTGCCGTTTTTCAGCTGTGTCAGGGTGTACTGAAACTGTACCGTTTTTCAGCTGTGTCGTTGTACTGAAACTGTGACGGTTTTTCAGCTGTGTCGGTGTACTGAAACTGTACCTGTTTTTCAGCACTCTCGGCCCGCTGGTCAGACTCTGTCACCCTCTGTTCCAGCTCCTGCATCTAGGCGACAATAAGGTTGCCATGGTTACTCTGTTCTACGGGTCAGCTGTCTCAGTATGAGGTTGAGGGGGGTCACGGGAaaacccagtgtgtgtgtgggtgggtgtgtgtctggctgtctgtgagAGAATGTTTCCACTGCCCTCCTTTTGAGAACTGATTATGAGCTTCCCCAGTTACAATTGCTACTTTTAATTAAACTCCAGCTCGAGTACTTACACAAACTCAGCAACTCAGAGGTGCCTTCAGCCACAGGTTCAGACAAGACAAACTGTTAGATGtatagaccacacacacacacactacatactaTTCCCACACCACGGTAGTTGTTAAACTTCACCCCCCTCGCAGGGTATTTGAAAGGTGAGTGGGAGAGGGGCTgcagggggaggggagagaaaggagaaggaTAGGGGAATAAGGAACCTTGGTTTGTCAACCTTGTGAGAGCCATTCCTTGAATCCTATTGAAGTTAGACATTCCTCTCCGCAGCATGAAATCACATTGAATCATAAGACCTTGAGAGTGAACAGGCAGGTCATCCAAAGCCTGTCAGAAAACCGCCGAAAACTAAGAGGAACAAGTCTAGGGTgtatttatttcacctttattttaccaggtaggtTATTTTGAAAACCAATTCTGATTTGCAATGACATACTGGCCAGAGCAATGACAGTGCAAGACAATGCAAAATTAACTCAAAGGAAAATAGATACAATGGAAGTCAGATCAATTATGACACCAATACATGACACCATGTGTGGtgatacagatacagacaggatAAGGTGCTTAGAAGGTACAGTGAAC
This window contains:
- the plekhh1 gene encoding pleckstrin homology domain-containing family H member 1 isoform X6, whose protein sequence is MEEKLKSANIQPSESENLLYRRYQELTNQVQEKDAVIKRLEVQLEKQILVRAQEAKTIEEKAAKIKDWVTFKLREMETENQQLKMSNLKQTEQIMTLQDKLQGDPFSTTVALLEHPPASPSTDTHQVPSSPLHPPSCPGTPPALGETGWGRLTGSEQPCKARGDRVDTTGHDTVTGSSSDQTSIDRRRREAGAGPGSPVTTAGGQDQPLDGALPRNHSSDELNSKFRSQRLRSSSSSSSSSSSAYETACKSPSKPVACNSAPKSPLLCRSPSNSHPFQTVSQPLALPSPTGTSMTLPKVRTPLTPRDSIQLVKKHYSQPHPGGVDRLHHLDVPVNIMTTSGPQSPAPPPACGHVVVETDIDDGLSDGMEGVVEGAEADNPPLEDVPFVRLGEELELLDPEVLKPPTPPLHRFPSWESHIYAVAKSGMRVSETMAGTRGPSRGSSLPQYPAAGPFTHLIYKNISVPVYTTLKGKATQISSGPLPDEDSGSEDDSSSLASLRTSTLVPDRKGSTPGSPRAVKRGVSMSSISSESDYAIPPDAYSLDSDYSEPEHKVQRTSSYSCESLREPEMLEKSGYLLKMGSQIKAWKRRWFILRNGEILYYKSPSDVIRKPQGQMELNSSCRIARGEGAQTFQLITEKKTFYLTADSPNILEEWIRVLQNILNVQASSPVTVENTATKPTVRGWLTKVKHGHSKLVWCSLVGKVFYYFRNQDDKLPLGQLRMREAVVEEVDRSCDSDEDYEAGGRGFLSSHCTLVVHPREQSPNYLLIGTKQEKDTWLYHLTVAAGSSASFKVGTEYEQLVGNLLDVEGDPDSALWRSEALCFSKEGLRWPLTTLPSEALQTEALKLFKSCQLFINVLVESPSIDYHVSLAQNALQVCLTHPELQNEMYCQLIKQTNQRTPHNYSLTQCWQLLSVCVALFLPQQHFLWYLRQYLQLHADPRSEVGKYVVYCQRSVERTLQNGEREAKPSRMEILSILLRNPYHHSLPFSIPVHFMNNTYQVVGFDGSTTVEEFLNTLNQRVGMRKPHLSGFALFTDDPSGKDLEHCLQPSVKICDVISKWEQALKELHPGKYEGTRIVRLTYKSRLCFRAQAKGETERERLLLAYQVNDEVHQGHFPVNKELALEVAALMAQVEHGDLDRRAPSPSSPSSSSSPQLKTQQILLQALERFYPKRYKQDCNMDQLRDLSDRLATKWSVLRGCSASECVRIYLTVARKWPLFGAKLFSAKPVPPSCVEQSQVWLAVNEEGLCVLDQTMHLLATYSYQSVITFGGCRDDLMVVVSQNKEQGGGKKSVEKLVFAMAKPKILELTLLMASYINYWTPSLPAAQHHSPGPCSPLGPCGAGTGKTWDVDSRHFPSMTYTTKGPTLL